The Oncorhynchus gorbuscha isolate QuinsamMale2020 ecotype Even-year linkage group LG06, OgorEven_v1.0, whole genome shotgun sequence sequence CGTACTGTACCTGTATACTGTTGTAGTTATGTATGTAGCCTATACTCTGGAGTTTATCTCCAGGAAAGTAATGCTAAAAGGTAGTTAGGTTACCACAGAAAAAAACAATATAGGCTAGCTACTAGGAATATAAATGACTGTAATAGGCCATTGTTATCCCAAATATAATCCTGCATGGAGCTCTAGGATCAGGCCATGTTGCATAATAGTGCTGGGAGCACTGCAGGTTGCACAGAGGCAAAGGTTTAATTAAAGTGACATCACCACATCGCGGTTAACGCTTGGTCCTGATCACAGGGTTCTGCCTGAGTAGAAAACTGCTGACTGGAAAACAGAAGGCCTTTTGACGGTAATCGTTTCACACAATTCACATAGGCCTGCACAGCAACGCTTTAGAAAAATGTGATATAATGGCAGAGGAAAAAATAAACGGGAAGGGgtggagctggggggggggggtgtatattTTCCACATCATCCCATGTTTGATCCAACCAGTGGCGGGTCGTAGCAATTTAAAGTCAAGGTTAGCCATCACCACCAATTTATCCACTTCCCCCCGCCACTGGCCCCCTCCCATACTCCCCGACTCCGCTCTTTTCCCGCCCGCTCTATGGCAGGGTGCCGACCGCTGCCACTTCGCCGGCCTTGGCGGTGATTTATCAGCAATGCTCCCTCGAAGGCGCTCTATATGGACGGCCGCTTGTTTATCTCAGATCACGCAGAAAATGAGGAATGAAGCCGTGACCCCGGAAGGGGGGCCAGTCATTCACCACTTCCacttttttatttaatctttatttaacgaggcaagtagttaaaaacaaattcttatttacaacaatgatggcctaccctgacCAAACCCTAACACAgatgacgctgggacaattgtgcgcctccctatgggacacccaatcacagccaggtgtaatacagcctggactcaaaccagggtctgtagtgacacctgtagcactgagacgcagagccttagaccgctgtgccactcgggagcccactcgGGTCGCTTCTTCTCCAGGAATGCAAAAAACACTAATAAAACTCGCTTTTAATGTGATACATTCACTTTAAAAGTGTGATTGCAAATGTTCATGGAGTGTGAATATGTGCTAATCTCCAGTAAACCTACTGATGAACAGAGCCATAACTAAGCCAGAGGACACCGAGGGCCGAACCTCAGTAATTGTGGGGTCTCAACTTACGGTTGAGAGATAGAAGAGTAGAAAACACAAAGGTGCAGTTTCGAgacttggttgtgcatcagcagttttcctcttgtcatATGTcgctcactgacagtcactcaattagcccatgtcagtaaAACAATCATTTGATGGGTAAATAggtagccagctatctaaacttgtagtagcCAAATCATGGCCGAGTTACCAACAGGGCACACAGGGCATGCGCCCAGGAGCCCTGACCTAATTTTGTTAGCCACTCTTACTCAGACATATTaacatggaaaaatgtgtagaattgcaggacatCTGTATTTTAAAATTATAGGAAATTCGCTGTAAAACTTTTTTTACCTTTTTGATAGTCAAATATTTTTTCTCCCAAAAGATCTATAATTTAATCCCTTTGAACTCATTAAATTATAGTTTTTAATCCTGGTTAATGTAAGTTCATGTGTAGCTGCTAATTGTATAGCTAATAGGTTGTGTTTGTagattgactgaggtgaatgaaacTACAGTAACCAATGTGATAATGCATTGTATAGAACTTGTATAGAAGTGCAGTGAATGGGCTTCAACGCCCTTAACATTTATTAGATGGACCTCAATAAAACTTAGACCCTGGTTATGGCCCTGCTGATGAAGGATTTGGTGATAGGCTACACTCAAATATTGAGGAAGAGAACGTGCAATTTAGACTACTATATCTAAACGCCTAAGGTAGCAAAATATGAACTAACCCCAGCATGTGACCACAAGGTCATCATTATTTTCACATGACCTATTTTCCCCCTCCAAAATATTCCTCACCACAGATATAGCCACTAATGTCTACTATTCCTCTACCAACCAGGCTCAGATTCCTGCCCCAATTTATAAAGAACACAGAAGTGGTACAGAATCTGAACCATGGGCATATGATTTATTGGGCAAAATGTATTCACGGCGTTATTACAAGATGGTCATCTGCCAGCCTCCGAGATACAGTCAGATCCTTAATAGTAAAGCATTgtctgaggaggagacaggaaaaACATGTTTTGTGTGTTACAAATCATGTGTAACTTTGCTGTGCGTTACACAGATCTGAGAACAGTGGGTGAGCATGTTATAGGTCAGAGGTGAGAGGGAACTGTATTGTTACATGACTTACATTGCTGAGCCAGTCAGTAAAGGCTGAGATGCGAGTGAAGACGGTTGGTTTCTTCACCTCGTTGCAGACACGGGAGGACACAAAGCTGGTCACGCCCTGGACGTACCACTTACCATCAGCACCCTTACAGTTCAGAGGACCTCCAGAGTCCCCCTGCAGACAGAGATAAgggcatgggggggggggagagggggataaggCGAGAGACAGAAAGTGTTTTACAAACATTGGTTACTATGTCATACAGATGATGGTGACAGTTATATTACTGTATTATCATAAGTATATGATCTCaagatgtgttgttgcctcaCTCACGTTGCATCCTGACACTTCACCCCCTCCAGCACAGATCATGGTGTCCTTCACCACCATTCCCCACCAGTCACTCTGCCTGCACACGCTGTTCCCCACCACTGGCAGAAGAGCTTGCTGCAGCTTATCAGGCATGGGACCATGGGCTAGAACAGGACAGGAAGGGTACAGTTAGACACTATACACTGGAACATAGACACAGGCCTCGGATGTAGGATCTTaacttgatcactcttttgttgcttaGAATTATTTTCCTGCACATCAGAAAatccaaacttgtagtgtattcgaggtttaaaaaggcttctaaagtttgtaaattccactttaaaatgtcaacaCCCACAAAAATATGTCCAATCGTTATaattcacataataattcacatttactgttgctgcaggattattttcctgctgtagcaaactggcccAAATTATGACCCTACGTATATCTGTATACAGTACATTATGTCGATGTATCATATTTACTAACAGGCTTATATTGTATATATCCACACCCCATATATCTTAAAGGGATAGTGTGAGATTTTGGCAACTAAACGCTTTTTCTACTTACTCAGTCAGACGAATTCATGGAtatctctgcgtgcagtttgaaggaagttgtaGGTATTTTCGTGAGCCATTGCTAACTATCGTCATGCTGTATGATGAGATCTAAAAACGAATCCATGAATTCATCTGAATCTGGGTAAGTAGAACAGGGGCTTGATCGCAAAAATCTTGCACTATCCTTTTAAAACCGTTGTGTGGCTTAACATAAACAGGCAAATATAGCCTTAAATTAAACTTCACAAGCCCACAGCATCCACACAGccaaacattttattttaaagcCATTTACCAGagccttttatccaaagcaacttacactAGTGCATTCATATATTTgtcatatgggtggtcccagcaGCAATCAAACCCACGATCCTGGAGTTGCGAGCACAATGCTCTACCAcacaggactctctctctctctctctctctctctctctctctctctctctctctctctctctctctctctctctctctctctctctctctctctctctctctctctctctctctctcgctctctctctcatcatgtgtAACACAGAGAAGAATGATGTATGTGATATCTTACTGTAGAGGTTTCCCCAGCCAGAGATGAAGCATGCGTCTCCATGAGCCGGGATCTCTCCTGCCTCAGGAAGGCAAGCCAGACCAACGTTCTCATTCATGATGGGAGCCTTGTCCAGTTTCAGCAGGGCAAGATCATTTCTGTGAGAAAACAAAACAAGTTGTTGTCGTCATCCGCATTCATGCTAGTTTGCATGTTATGGTTGCAGTTGCGATATCCTATGTTGTTCTTGAAGACATAATGTTGCTATTGGTGGTTGTGGTAATAGTGGCATTAGTTTTAGTTGCGGTAGTGATGGTAATAGTAAGAGCTAGCTGTTGCTGTGTCATCAGCATTGGTTTTGGTCTATCAGATGGATACAC is a genomic window containing:
- the LOC124037095 gene encoding proproteinase E-like, translated to MLERLVFLLLLAAYAYGCGTPTFEPNTNRIVNGEDARAHSWPWQISMQVKHGSRWHHTCGGTLIGSRWVLTAGHCVWPGDVYRVVMGEHDQSVQEGTEQIRDVLRILVHPDWDINMVAAGNDLALLKLDKAPIMNENVGLACLPEAGEIPAHGDACFISGWGNLYTHGPMPDKLQQALLPVVGNSVCRQSDWWGMVVKDTMICAGGGEVSGCNGDSGGPLNCKGADGKWYVQGVTSFVSSRVCNEVKKPTVFTRISAFTDWLSNTMLYY